In Betaproteobacteria bacterium, the sequence TCCTATGTCATCTTCGATCTTCGCAGCGGTAGAAATGGCCCCGCGCGATCCTATCCTCGGTCTGAACGAAGCTTTCAATGCTGATGCGCGCACCACCAAAGTCAACCTCGGCGTTGGCGTGTATTTCGACGACAACGGCAAGATTCCCCTGCTGGCTGCCGTAAAGGCAGCAGAGGATGTTCGCGTAAAAGCCGCCCTGCCACGTGGCTATCAACCTATCGAAGGTTCACCCGCCTACAACCAGTCCGTGCAAAATCTGCTTCTCGGCAAAGAGTCCCCGCTTATTGCAAACGGTCAGGTCATTACTGCCCAGGCCCTAGGTGGCACGGGTGCCTTGAAGATCGGCGCCGACTATCTGAAGCGCCTGAATCCGGACGCCAAGGTATACATCAGCGACCCGTCCTGGGAAAACCATCGCGCCCTGTTTGAATCATCAGGCTTCGTGGTCGAAAGTTATCCCTACTACGATGCAGCCACGCGTGGCGTCAATTTTGATGGCATGAAGGCATGCCTGAACGGGTTGCCTGCCGGCTCCATCATTCTTTTGCACGCTTGCTGCCACAACCCCACAGGCGCCGATCTATCCAATTCACAGTGGGGCGAAATCGTTGCCATCTGCCAAAATCGTGGTCTGGTTCCTTTCCTCGACATGGCTTACCAAGGCTTCGCGGATGGCATCGACGCTGACGCAGTTGCCGTCCGGGCCTTCTCTGCATCCGGCCTGCAATTCTTCGCCTCCAGCTCTTTCTCCAAGAACTTTTCGCTGTATGGCGAGCGCGTCGGCGCCCTCTCCATCATCACCGCCGGCAAGGATGAGTCGGCTCGCGTCATGTCGCAGGTCAAGCGCGTTATCCGCACCAACTACTCCAACCCGCCAACGCACGGCGGCGCCCTGGTTGCCGGTGTTCTAAGCTCACCAGAACTGCGTCAAATGTGGGAAACCGAACTCGCCGGCATGCGTGACCGTATCCGTGCCATGCGCACAGGCTTGGTTGATGCCATCAAAGCACAGGGCGTGGCCCAAGACTTTTCCTTCGTTGCTCAACAACGCGGCATGTTCTCCTACACCGGCTTGAGCTCAGCCCAGGTTGATCGCATGCGTGAGGAGTTCGGTATTTATGCTGTGTCGACCGGTCGAATCTGTTTGGCCGCGCTGAACACCAAGAATCTGGACTACGTGGCAAAAGCCATCGCGGCAGTGACCAACGCCTAGTCGTCGCCTACCGTTTGCAAACAAAGGGCGGAACTAAGGTTGTTCCGCCCTTTTTATTTGCGGGTTGTTGCGCTCAAATCGGGCAACGTACCAAAAATACGAACCGGCGCATGCTGACTTGCCACAGAGGTCTGCAAGGTAACGACCATATTGCCTTCAACCTGCCCATCGCGCCCTGAAACAAACTGACCAGCCGCCGTCACCATTCCGGCATCCATGTACACCTCGCGACCGACTACCTGCTTGGGTGAAATGCTGACCGTTGACCGCAAGCGATCAAATTTCGTAGCACCTGCACGCACCGCTGAAGCGCCATTGCGACGAGCCGCCTCACCCAAGTCAACACCATGAACGACACCACGGGTAATTTCAGTACTTAGTACGGCTTCCAGATTGCCCCACAAGCCATCCCAGTCGCGTCCAGTTGAACGCAATCTAATCGTGCCACTCATATCGCCTTCGATTTTCAACGACGGCGCAAACGCCGCGCTGATCTTCCGGCTATCAAGTCGGCTCAAGGTTCCATCGCCCGACATCGACAGGCCATTGCCCCACTCTAGCAACCAGTTACCCCGCAGAATGCCGCCGAGAAAAGTGGTATCGATATTCTGAATCAGCAATTTATCTTTTCGCAAACTTCCCTTGGCCTGCAAGGAGGCAAACGAAACGGGGGTACCCGCAGGTTGCCAGGCCCGGCCTTCAATATTCAGCGCGACGCCGTTATCGCCAGGTAGCGCATCAATCAGCAAGGTACGATCAACCGTTTCGAAGGACGCTTTTTCAATCGAACCGTCGATC encodes:
- a CDS encoding aspartate/tyrosine/aromatic aminotransferase, producing MSSSIFAAVEMAPRDPILGLNEAFNADARTTKVNLGVGVYFDDNGKIPLLAAVKAAEDVRVKAALPRGYQPIEGSPAYNQSVQNLLLGKESPLIANGQVITAQALGGTGALKIGADYLKRLNPDAKVYISDPSWENHRALFESSGFVVESYPYYDAATRGVNFDGMKACLNGLPAGSIILLHACCHNPTGADLSNSQWGEIVAICQNRGLVPFLDMAYQGFADGIDADAVAVRAFSASGLQFFASSSFSKNFSLYGERVGALSIITAGKDESARVMSQVKRVIRTNYSNPPTHGGALVAGVLSSPELRQMWETELAGMRDRIRAMRTGLVDAIKAQGVAQDFSFVAQQRGMFSYTGLSSAQVDRMREEFGIYAVSTGRICLAALNTKNLDYVAKAIAAVTNA